In one window of Thermus aquaticus DNA:
- a CDS encoding thiolase family protein translates to MPEAWIVEAVRSPIGKHGGALSSVRPDDLLAHVLSALMERSGVPKEEVEDVYAGCANQAGEDNRNVARMALLLAGFPVEVAGCTVNRLCGSGLEAVAQAARAIWAGEGQVYVGSGVESMSRAPYAVPKPERGFPTGNLTMYDTTLGWRFVNPRMEALYGTESMGETAENLAEMYGIPREEQDRFALLSHEKAVRAWDEGRFLDEVVPVPVRRGKEEALVSVDEGPRRDTSLERLAALRPVFREGGTVTAGNASPLNDGAAAVLLVSDAYAKAHGLRPLARIRAIAVAGVPPRIMGIGPVPATKKALERAGLSLKDLGLIELNEAFAAQSLAVLREWGLSMEDERLNPNGGAIALGHPLGASGARILTTLVHEMRRRGVQWGLATMCIGVGQGIAVVVESL, encoded by the coding sequence ATGCCCGAGGCCTGGATCGTGGAAGCGGTGCGAAGCCCCATCGGCAAGCACGGCGGGGCCCTCTCCTCCGTGCGCCCCGACGACCTTCTGGCCCACGTCCTTTCCGCCCTCATGGAGCGCTCAGGCGTCCCCAAAGAGGAGGTGGAGGACGTCTACGCCGGGTGCGCCAACCAGGCGGGTGAGGACAACCGCAACGTGGCCCGCATGGCCCTCCTCCTGGCGGGCTTTCCCGTGGAGGTGGCCGGGTGCACGGTGAACCGGCTCTGCGGCTCGGGCCTCGAGGCCGTGGCCCAAGCGGCCCGGGCCATCTGGGCCGGGGAGGGGCAGGTCTACGTGGGCAGCGGGGTGGAGTCCATGTCCCGGGCTCCCTACGCCGTGCCCAAGCCGGAAAGGGGCTTCCCCACCGGCAACCTCACCATGTACGACACCACGCTGGGCTGGCGCTTCGTCAACCCCAGGATGGAGGCCCTCTACGGCACCGAGAGCATGGGGGAAACCGCCGAGAACCTGGCGGAGATGTACGGGATCCCCCGGGAGGAGCAGGACCGCTTCGCCCTCCTCTCCCACGAGAAGGCGGTGCGGGCCTGGGACGAGGGTCGCTTCCTGGACGAGGTGGTCCCGGTGCCGGTGAGGCGGGGGAAGGAGGAGGCCCTGGTCTCCGTGGACGAGGGGCCCAGGCGGGACACCTCCTTGGAGAGGCTCGCCGCCCTAAGGCCCGTCTTCCGGGAGGGGGGCACGGTGACCGCGGGGAACGCTAGTCCCCTGAACGACGGGGCGGCGGCGGTCCTCCTGGTCTCCGACGCCTACGCCAAGGCCCACGGCCTCAGGCCCCTGGCCCGGATCCGCGCCATCGCCGTGGCCGGGGTGCCCCCCCGGATCATGGGCATCGGCCCCGTGCCCGCCACCAAGAAGGCCCTGGAGAGGGCGGGCCTGAGCCTGAAGGACCTGGGCCTCATAGAGCTCAACGAGGCCTTCGCCGCCCAGAGCCTGGCCGTCCTAAGGGAGTGGGGCCTTTCCATGGAGGACGAACGGCTCAACCCCAACGGCGGGGCCATCGCCCTGGGCCATCCCTTGGGGGCCTCGGGGGCCCGGATCCTCACCACCCTGGTCCACGAGATGCGGCGGCGGGGGGTCCAGTGGGGCCTCGCCACCATGTGCATCGGCGTGGGCCAGGGGATCGCCGTGGTGGTGGAAAGCCTCTAA
- a CDS encoding nickel permease, translating to MTGLELLAVALGMRHGVDPDHLAAVDGLSRVRPSPLNGVLFALGHGGIVTLLAFPAASLLQRVDLEALHLPAFLLLLVAALNLYRLLRPTPPTPPKGLPLLNPLLLGVLFGLGFETASQLSALALSAELSPLRLGALFTLGMLLVDGVDGLLASRLQTLAKDSRRAEVASRLLGWSVVAVALLLALAELGGVDLEALALPLGLGLFGLLVSLRLYALRPA from the coding sequence GTGACGGGCCTCGAGCTTTTGGCCGTGGCCTTGGGGATGCGCCACGGCGTGGACCCCGACCACCTGGCGGCGGTGGACGGGCTCTCCCGGGTGAGGCCCTCTCCCCTTAACGGCGTCCTTTTCGCCTTGGGGCACGGGGGGATCGTCACCCTTTTAGCCTTCCCAGCGGCAAGCCTCCTCCAGCGGGTGGACCTGGAGGCCCTCCACCTTCCCGCCTTCCTCCTCCTCCTGGTGGCGGCCCTGAACCTCTATCGGCTCCTGCGGCCCACCCCCCCAACCCCCCCAAAAGGGCTTCCCCTCCTTAACCCCCTCCTCCTCGGGGTCCTCTTCGGCCTCGGCTTTGAGACGGCGAGCCAGCTCTCTGCCCTGGCCCTCTCCGCCGAGCTTTCCCCCCTGAGGCTCGGGGCTCTCTTCACCCTGGGCATGCTCCTCGTGGACGGGGTGGACGGGCTTTTGGCAAGCCGCCTTCAGACCCTGGCCAAAGACTCCCGAAGGGCCGAGGTAGCAAGCCGCCTCCTCGGATGGTCGGTGGTGGCCGTGGCCCTCCTTCTGGCCCTGGCAGAGCTTGGAGGGGTAGACCTCGAGGCCCTCGCCCTGCCCTTAGGTCTTGGGCTTTTCGGCTTGCTCGTTTCCCTGAGGCTCTACGCCTTGCGCCCCGCATGA
- a CDS encoding cobalt-precorrin-5B (C(1))-methyltransferase: protein MSHPYPPPRDKKGSRIGFTTGANAAAAAKAAALALLGEAPQEVDIWLPAGWRQTFKVFRLERKGEGVLVGMIKDAGDDPDVTHGAEIQALVRFASADRLEGGEGVGVVTKPGLGVPVGEPAINPVPRQMIFEAVREVTEKPLAITIAIPGGEELAKKTLNPRLGILGGLSVLGTTGVVKPYSTSAFRMSVVQAVGVARANGLLEIAATTGGKSERFAQRLLPHLPEMAFIEMGDFVGDVLRAARKVGIEVVRVVGMIGKISKMADGKTMTHAAGGEVNRFLLLSLLKQAGASPRVLKEAEGAATARRFLELALEEGLELFFLNLVRLAREKLQAYIGERPFVSVALTDFDQGQCLAAWPDREVYRG from the coding sequence ATGAGCCACCCCTACCCCCCGCCCCGGGACAAGAAGGGAAGCCGCATCGGCTTCACCACGGGGGCGAACGCCGCCGCAGCGGCCAAGGCCGCGGCCCTCGCCCTCCTTGGCGAAGCCCCCCAGGAGGTGGACATCTGGCTCCCCGCAGGGTGGCGGCAGACCTTCAAGGTCTTCCGCCTGGAACGGAAGGGGGAAGGGGTCCTCGTGGGGATGATCAAGGACGCCGGGGACGACCCCGACGTGACCCACGGGGCGGAGATCCAGGCCCTGGTGCGCTTCGCCAGCGCCGACCGCCTGGAGGGCGGGGAAGGCGTGGGGGTGGTGACCAAGCCCGGCCTTGGGGTGCCCGTGGGGGAGCCCGCCATCAACCCGGTGCCCAGGCAGATGATCTTTGAGGCGGTGCGGGAGGTGACGGAAAAGCCCCTCGCCATCACCATCGCCATCCCCGGGGGCGAAGAGCTCGCCAAGAAGACCTTAAACCCCAGGCTCGGAATCCTCGGGGGGCTTTCCGTCCTGGGGACCACAGGGGTGGTGAAGCCCTACTCCACCAGCGCCTTCCGCATGAGCGTGGTCCAGGCGGTGGGGGTGGCGCGGGCCAACGGCCTTTTGGAGATCGCCGCCACCACGGGAGGCAAGAGCGAGCGCTTCGCGCAAAGGCTCCTCCCCCACCTTCCCGAGATGGCCTTCATAGAAATGGGGGACTTCGTGGGGGACGTGCTGCGGGCCGCCCGAAAGGTGGGCATAGAGGTGGTGCGCGTCGTGGGGATGATCGGGAAGATCTCCAAGATGGCCGACGGCAAGACCATGACCCACGCGGCGGGCGGCGAAGTGAACCGCTTCCTCCTTCTCTCCCTCCTTAAGCAGGCGGGGGCGAGCCCAAGGGTCCTTAAGGAGGCGGAAGGGGCCGCCACGGCAAGGCGCTTCCTGGAGCTCGCCCTAGAGGAGGGGCTGGAGCTCTTCTTCCTAAACCTCGTTCGCCTCGCCCGGGAGAAGCTCCAAGCCTACATCGGGGAAAGGCCCTTCGTGAGCGTGGCCCTCACGGACTTTGACCAGGGGCAATGCCTCGCCGCCTGGCCCGACAGGGAGGTGTACCGTGGATGA
- a CDS encoding precorrin-8X methylmutase codes for MDELIKAQRNPAHQMTEKGRAIEEESFRIVDLEAGAHGFSPLQWPIVRRMIHATADFEYKELTRFSEGAVEAGLKAIQEGARILVDARMIACGLNPERLRLFGNEVVELLAHPEVVARAKATGGTRAEAAVAYAWEKGLLQGAIVGVGNAPTFLLALVEAIRQGARPALVLGMPVGFVNVLEAKRALMEAPVPWIVTEGRKGGSTLVVAALHALIRLAADGGVDTSSAFREG; via the coding sequence GTGGATGAGCTGATCAAGGCCCAGAGGAACCCCGCCCACCAGATGACGGAGAAGGGGCGGGCCATAGAGGAGGAGAGCTTCCGCATCGTGGACCTGGAGGCCGGGGCCCACGGGTTTTCTCCCCTGCAGTGGCCCATCGTGCGCCGGATGATCCACGCCACCGCCGATTTTGAGTACAAGGAGCTCACCCGCTTTAGCGAAGGGGCGGTGGAAGCGGGTCTAAAGGCCATCCAGGAGGGGGCGCGGATCCTGGTGGACGCCCGGATGATCGCCTGCGGCCTGAACCCGGAAAGGCTTAGGCTTTTCGGCAACGAGGTGGTGGAGCTCCTCGCCCACCCCGAGGTGGTGGCGCGGGCCAAGGCCACGGGGGGCACCCGGGCTGAGGCGGCGGTGGCCTACGCGTGGGAAAAGGGGCTTCTGCAAGGGGCCATCGTGGGGGTGGGGAACGCCCCCACCTTCCTCCTTGCCCTGGTGGAGGCCATCCGGCAAGGGGCGAGGCCCGCCTTGGTCCTGGGAATGCCCGTGGGGTTCGTGAACGTCCTGGAGGCCAAGCGGGCCCTCATGGAGGCCCCGGTGCCCTGGATCGTCACGGAGGGCCGGAAGGGAGGAAGCACCCTGGTGGTAGCCGCCCTCCACGCCCTGATCCGCCTTGCGGCGGACGGCGGGGTGGACACCTCCTCCGCCTTCAGGGAGGGATGA
- the cbiE gene encoding precorrin-6y C5,15-methyltransferase (decarboxylating) subunit CbiE, which yields MMAVYVIGMGARGREGLSLEALRRLEEAEVLIGGRRHLAHFPDHPGEKVPVQGPLEALLDLAEKRVKAGRKVAFLASGDPLFFGLGKRVLERFPEAEVYPAPTAFQEAFARLKLPWDQARFFSFHGRPLGGALLELSLSPLSVVYTDPEHTPARIARALLTMGVDARAHVAERLGEEDERVRSFAGLEEVARETFLDPNVLVLEAKGPLPPRLGFFPDEAFERRMPKKGLITKREVRLLALGLLGLPPDGVLWDVGAGTGSVGIEAARLAPWGEVYAVEKNPESWPHIEENAQRFGAFNLFLVKGEAPKALEGLPAPHAVFVGGSGGELEEILRVSLEALRPGGRLVVAAITLENLLAACGFLKGTGLPMEGFQVQVGRVVPLARYHRLEAQNPITLLAVRKEGA from the coding sequence ATGATGGCGGTCTACGTGATCGGGATGGGGGCGAGGGGCCGGGAGGGCCTGAGCCTCGAGGCCCTAAGGCGCCTGGAGGAGGCGGAGGTCCTGATCGGGGGGAGGCGCCACCTCGCCCACTTCCCCGACCACCCTGGGGAGAAGGTGCCCGTCCAGGGCCCCTTGGAGGCCCTTCTGGACCTAGCGGAGAAACGGGTCAAGGCGGGGAGGAAGGTGGCCTTCCTGGCCTCGGGAGACCCCCTCTTCTTCGGCCTCGGCAAGCGGGTCCTGGAGCGCTTCCCCGAGGCCGAGGTCTACCCCGCCCCCACCGCCTTCCAGGAGGCCTTCGCCAGGCTCAAGCTCCCCTGGGACCAAGCCCGCTTCTTCTCCTTCCACGGCAGGCCCCTGGGCGGGGCGCTTCTGGAGCTCAGCCTCTCCCCCCTTTCCGTGGTCTACACCGACCCTGAGCACACCCCGGCGCGGATCGCCCGGGCCCTCCTGACCATGGGCGTGGATGCCCGGGCCCACGTGGCGGAAAGGCTCGGGGAGGAGGACGAGCGGGTGCGGAGCTTCGCGGGCCTGGAGGAGGTGGCCCGGGAGACCTTCCTAGACCCCAACGTCCTTGTCCTGGAGGCCAAGGGGCCTCTTCCGCCAAGGCTTGGCTTCTTCCCCGACGAGGCCTTTGAGCGGAGGATGCCCAAGAAGGGGCTCATCACCAAGCGGGAGGTTCGCCTTCTCGCCCTGGGCCTCCTCGGCCTCCCCCCAGACGGGGTCCTTTGGGACGTGGGCGCCGGGACGGGAAGCGTGGGGATTGAGGCGGCGCGGCTCGCGCCGTGGGGGGAGGTCTACGCCGTGGAGAAAAACCCCGAATCCTGGCCCCACATAGAGGAGAACGCCCAGCGCTTCGGGGCCTTTAACCTCTTCCTGGTGAAGGGGGAGGCCCCAAAGGCCCTGGAGGGCCTTCCCGCCCCCCACGCCGTCTTCGTGGGGGGAAGCGGGGGGGAGCTTGAGGAGATCCTCCGGGTAAGCCTAGAGGCCCTAAGGCCCGGGGGGAGGCTCGTGGTGGCGGCCATCACCCTGGAGAACCTCCTCGCAGCCTGTGGCTTCCTAAAGGGGACGGGGCTTCCCATGGAGGGCTTCCAGGTCCAGGTGGGCCGGGTGGTGCCCCTTGCCCGTTACCACCGCCTCGAGGCGCAAAACCCCATCACCCTTCTCGCCGTGAGGAAGGAGGGGGCATGA
- a CDS encoding precorrin-2 C(20)-methyltransferase — translation MKLYLIGVGPGDPELLTLRALRLIQTLPVLFYPLEEGREPLALRAAQPHIPKGTPLVPLPLFTGGDPEKTRAARQESARRIREALARYGEGGYLVLGDSLLYASPVNLFPHLEGVEVEAVPGISAHQLAAARVLKPLAMGEEGFAVVTGLRPLDPTGLERFQAVFVYKAKDLKALERAFPGWKGWAFLRLGMPGEKVLPLDQARREDYWTLVGLWRAASPMQEGEG, via the coding sequence ATGAAGCTCTACCTGATCGGCGTAGGCCCCGGTGACCCTGAGCTCCTCACCCTCCGGGCCCTGAGGCTTATCCAGACCCTTCCCGTCCTCTTCTACCCCCTTGAAGAGGGGCGGGAACCCCTCGCCCTGAGGGCCGCTCAACCCCACATCCCCAAGGGCACGCCCCTGGTACCCCTTCCCCTCTTCACCGGGGGCGACCCGGAGAAGACCCGGGCTGCGCGGCAAGAGTCGGCGCGGCGCATCCGGGAGGCCCTGGCGCGCTACGGAGAAGGAGGGTACCTGGTCCTGGGGGACAGCCTCCTCTACGCCTCCCCGGTCAACCTCTTCCCCCACCTGGAGGGGGTGGAGGTGGAGGCCGTTCCCGGGATCAGCGCCCACCAGCTGGCGGCGGCCCGCGTCCTGAAGCCTTTGGCCATGGGGGAGGAGGGGTTCGCCGTGGTGACGGGCCTTAGGCCCCTAGACCCCACGGGTCTAGAGCGCTTCCAGGCGGTCTTCGTCTACAAGGCCAAGGACCTGAAGGCCCTGGAAAGGGCCTTCCCCGGGTGGAAGGGTTGGGCCTTCCTGCGGCTTGGGATGCCGGGGGAGAAGGTCCTGCCCCTAGACCAGGCCAGGAGGGAGGACTACTGGACCCTGGTGGGGCTTTGGCGGGCGGCTTCCCCGATGCAGGAGGGAGAGGGATGA
- a CDS encoding cobalt-precorrin-4/precorrin-4 C(11)-methyltransferase, with protein sequence MRPLVHVVGGGPGDPELLTVKGARLLGEARFVLYTGSLFPEGALRGLAPRAVLQDSKGMVLEEIVGVLAEEARRGGTVVRLHSGDPGLYGTLLEEKEALEALGVGVEVVPGVTAAFALAAKAGLSLTAPEVAQAVAFTRLGVRTPVPEGQDPKALARRGLTLAVYLSGMHPKRLARELMEAGLPGDTPVLYGHKVGQAGEEVGLTDLEGLARLPARDTTVYLVGEALRAKGARSRLYDPSFRHRYRR encoded by the coding sequence ATGAGGCCTTTGGTACACGTGGTGGGCGGGGGACCGGGGGACCCGGAGCTCCTCACGGTAAAGGGGGCAAGGCTCCTAGGGGAGGCCCGCTTCGTCCTCTACACGGGAAGCCTTTTCCCCGAAGGAGCGCTGCGGGGGCTCGCCCCGAGGGCGGTGCTCCAAGACTCCAAGGGGATGGTCCTGGAGGAGATCGTGGGGGTGTTGGCCGAGGAGGCCCGAAGGGGCGGGACCGTGGTCCGGCTCCACTCGGGGGACCCGGGGCTTTACGGGACGCTTCTGGAGGAGAAGGAGGCCCTCGAGGCCTTGGGGGTGGGGGTGGAGGTGGTCCCCGGGGTCACGGCGGCCTTCGCCCTAGCCGCCAAGGCAGGCCTTTCCCTCACCGCCCCGGAGGTGGCTCAGGCGGTGGCCTTTACCCGGCTTGGGGTGCGGACGCCCGTGCCCGAGGGGCAGGACCCGAAAGCCCTGGCGCGAAGGGGCCTGACCCTGGCGGTCTACCTCTCGGGGATGCACCCCAAGAGGCTTGCCCGGGAGCTTATGGAGGCGGGGCTTCCCGGGGATACCCCGGTGCTTTACGGCCACAAGGTGGGCCAGGCGGGGGAGGAGGTGGGGCTTACGGACCTGGAGGGCCTCGCCCGCCTTCCCGCCCGGGACACCACGGTCTACCTGGTGGGGGAGGCCTTGAGGGCGAAGGGAGCGAGGAGCCGGCTTTACGACCCAAGCTTTAGGCACCGCTACCGGAGGTGA
- the cobJ gene encoding precorrin-3B C(17)-methyltransferase codes for MGALFLVGMGPGDLGGLTQRAREALERAQVVIGYSTYVKLLEEMGLLSGKELVRKGMTEELDRAEEALERALSGQRVALVSGGDPGVYGMAAPVLELMEERGFLRVDGGVGLPGRFALGGKEVALEVIPGVTAANAVASLLGSPLAHDTCLISLSDLLTPWPLIEQRLHAAGQGDFVVVLYNPQSKRRDWQLRRSAEILLEYRPKETPAALVKSAYRKRQEVTLTTLEGLREAEAGMLTTVVIGNRQSRFYEGTFLTPRGYALKYDLKTGEALPGETPGRSLRRGDA; via the coding sequence ATGGGAGCGCTCTTTTTGGTGGGCATGGGCCCCGGGGACCTCGGGGGGCTCACCCAGAGGGCCCGGGAAGCCCTGGAGAGGGCCCAAGTGGTGATCGGCTACAGCACCTACGTGAAGCTCCTGGAGGAGATGGGGCTCCTCTCGGGCAAGGAGCTGGTCCGGAAGGGGATGACGGAGGAGCTGGACCGGGCGGAGGAGGCCCTGGAGCGGGCCCTTTCCGGCCAGAGGGTGGCCCTGGTCTCCGGGGGGGACCCCGGGGTCTACGGGATGGCGGCCCCCGTCTTGGAGCTCATGGAGGAGCGCGGCTTCCTCCGGGTGGACGGGGGAGTGGGCCTCCCGGGGCGGTTCGCCCTGGGGGGAAAGGAGGTGGCTCTGGAGGTGATCCCTGGGGTCACGGCAGCGAACGCCGTGGCGAGCCTCCTGGGAAGCCCCCTTGCCCACGACACCTGCCTCATCAGCCTCTCCGACCTCCTCACCCCCTGGCCCCTAATAGAGCAGAGGCTCCACGCTGCAGGGCAAGGGGACTTCGTGGTGGTCCTCTACAACCCCCAGAGCAAAAGGCGGGACTGGCAGCTTAGAAGAAGCGCCGAGATCCTCCTGGAATACCGCCCCAAGGAAACCCCGGCCGCTCTGGTCAAAAGCGCCTACCGCAAGCGGCAGGAGGTGACCCTCACCACCCTGGAAGGGCTCAGGGAAGCGGAGGCGGGTATGCTCACCACGGTGGTGATCGGCAACCGCCAAAGCCGCTTCTACGAAGGCACCTTCCTCACCCCTAGGGGCTACGCCCTGAAGTACGACCTGAAGACCGGGGAGGCCCTCCCCGGGGAGACCCCGGGCCGCTCCTTGAGGAGGGGGGATGCCTGA
- a CDS encoding cobalt-precorrin 5A hydrolase, whose product MPEIGPLRPERVAVYTLTLPGLSVAERIHKALPGSTLYAAAKYRGLVEGAVYFEEPIRELLPKTWSLHDGHVFVMASGIVLRAIAPLILDKRVDPAVLVVDLKGRYFVPLLAGHLGGANPLARHLAEALGGEAVLTTGTDSLGAPAPDLLAKALGARVPDWKPLKEVSALLVDGRPVGFWSDCVDLSPLLRYPMVRLLEAPKAEGVEGMVLFTVRRPFPLPVPTLFAHPPALVLGIGCNRGTPLEEIRREVFSFLQERGFARESLRALATAELKRDEAGLLAFAEETGLPLRFHPKEVLNAQRIPNPSEAVFRHTGLWGVAEAAVLAEGARLLVEKTKRGNLTLALGVLSLRLPEEALP is encoded by the coding sequence ATGCCTGAGATCGGGCCCCTCCGCCCGGAAAGGGTCGCCGTCTACACCCTGACCCTCCCCGGGCTTTCCGTGGCGGAGAGGATCCACAAGGCCCTCCCCGGGAGCACCCTCTACGCCGCGGCCAAGTACCGGGGGCTCGTGGAGGGGGCGGTCTACTTTGAGGAACCCATCAGGGAACTCCTCCCCAAAACCTGGTCCCTCCACGATGGCCATGTCTTCGTTATGGCCTCGGGGATCGTCCTCAGGGCCATCGCCCCTCTCATCCTGGACAAGCGGGTGGACCCTGCCGTGCTGGTGGTGGACCTCAAGGGGCGCTACTTCGTCCCCCTCCTCGCAGGGCACCTGGGGGGGGCGAACCCCCTCGCCCGCCATCTCGCCGAGGCCCTGGGGGGCGAGGCCGTCCTCACCACGGGGACGGACAGCCTTGGCGCCCCTGCCCCCGACCTCCTGGCGAAGGCCCTGGGGGCCCGGGTCCCCGACTGGAAGCCCCTCAAGGAGGTTTCCGCCCTCCTGGTGGACGGGAGGCCGGTGGGATTTTGGTCGGACTGCGTGGACCTTAGCCCCTTGTTGCGCTACCCCATGGTGCGGCTCCTCGAGGCCCCGAAAGCGGAAGGGGTGGAAGGGATGGTGCTTTTCACCGTGAGGCGGCCTTTCCCCCTCCCCGTCCCCACCCTCTTCGCCCACCCGCCCGCCCTGGTCCTCGGGATCGGGTGCAACCGGGGGACCCCCTTAGAGGAGATACGGCGGGAGGTCTTCAGCTTCTTGCAGGAAAGGGGCTTCGCCCGGGAAAGCCTGAGGGCCCTCGCCACCGCCGAGCTCAAGCGGGACGAGGCGGGGCTTCTGGCCTTCGCGGAGGAGACAGGGCTCCCCTTGCGCTTCCACCCCAAGGAGGTCCTGAACGCCCAAAGGATTCCCAACCCCTCGGAAGCGGTTTTCCGCCACACGGGGCTATGGGGGGTGGCGGAGGCGGCGGTCCTGGCGGAAGGGGCGAGGCTTCTCGTGGAGAAGACCAAGCGGGGGAACCTCACCCTGGCCCTTGGGGTCCTGTCCTTGAGGCTCCCCGAGGAGGCCCTGCCGTGA